Proteins encoded in a region of the Moritella marina ATCC 15381 genome:
- a CDS encoding CpaF family protein: MFGTNTVTPTPMESLLTLSVSTDVADVTSNDNVEEQRFHVIQQEIMAIIAPAVVVTLTPEELEVRTFEAVGDIAARQQFPIGGTEQRNISQRLVDEMLGLGPLQVLMDDPEITDIMVNGHTEVFVEYRGKVKRADVRFRDEEHVLNLARRIVSRIGRRVDETTPMVDARLPNGSRVNVLIPPLALNGTCISIRKFNEQKHSLQQLAAFGAMSSDMADVLNIIARSRVNVLISGGTGAGKTTLLNALSFGISPDERIITIEDAAELKLQQPHVVSIETRPANIEGAAAIGQRELLRNALRMRPDRIILGEVRGAEAFDMMQAMNTGHDGSMSTLHANTPHDALIRLENMLLMAEVNLPVSALRRQIASTVDVVVQVERMRDGKRRVINITEVVGLEGDQYLTHDLFYFDYQQMDVNGDLVGEFLSTKILPRFSEKARYYQLESQLKQAMGVR; the protein is encoded by the coding sequence ATGTTTGGAACTAATACAGTCACACCGACGCCAATGGAGTCGTTACTGACATTATCCGTATCCACAGATGTTGCGGACGTCACATCGAATGATAATGTTGAAGAGCAGCGTTTTCATGTTATCCAGCAAGAGATAATGGCGATCATAGCCCCTGCTGTCGTTGTGACGCTGACGCCTGAAGAACTTGAGGTACGTACGTTTGAAGCCGTCGGTGATATTGCTGCTCGTCAGCAATTTCCAATTGGGGGTACTGAGCAACGTAATATCAGTCAGCGCCTTGTTGATGAAATGCTGGGGTTGGGTCCTTTACAAGTGTTAATGGATGACCCTGAGATAACAGACATCATGGTTAATGGTCATACCGAGGTATTTGTTGAATATCGCGGAAAGGTCAAGCGTGCCGATGTTCGTTTTCGTGATGAAGAACATGTATTGAATTTAGCGCGTCGAATAGTAAGTCGTATCGGTCGTCGTGTCGATGAAACAACGCCGATGGTTGATGCGCGTTTACCCAACGGCAGTCGTGTGAATGTGCTTATCCCACCATTGGCATTAAATGGTACGTGTATTTCTATCCGTAAATTTAATGAGCAAAAACATAGCTTGCAGCAACTTGCAGCGTTCGGTGCTATGTCGTCTGATATGGCGGATGTGCTAAATATTATTGCGCGATCCCGAGTTAATGTGCTGATTTCGGGTGGTACCGGCGCCGGTAAAACGACATTGCTGAATGCGTTGTCGTTTGGTATTTCACCTGACGAGCGTATCATTACGATTGAAGATGCAGCGGAATTAAAATTACAGCAACCACACGTGGTGAGTATTGAAACAAGGCCTGCTAATATCGAAGGCGCTGCAGCCATCGGTCAGCGTGAGTTGCTACGTAATGCATTGCGGATGCGTCCTGACCGAATTATTTTAGGTGAAGTCCGTGGCGCTGAAGCGTTTGATATGATGCAGGCGATGAATACTGGTCATGATGGTTCAATGTCCACATTGCATGCCAATACGCCGCACGATGCGTTAATCCGTTTAGAAAACATGCTGTTAATGGCAGAGGTTAATTTACCTGTGTCTGCATTACGTCGCCAGATAGCCAGTACTGTGGATGTTGTTGTGCAAGTGGAGCGTATGCGAGACGGTAAACGTCGAGTAATTAATATTACCGAAGTTGTCGGCCTTGAAGGCGATCAATACCTTACTCATGATCTGTTCTATTTTGATTATCAGCAAATGGATGTTAATGGCGATCTTGTTGGGGAGTTTCTATCCACGAAAATCTTGCCGCGATTTAGTGAGAAGGCGCGTTACTATCAACTTGAATCTCAGTTGAAACAAGCCATGGGAGTGCGATGA
- a CDS encoding AAA family ATPase, with the protein MQASNPIANGHVKRHKIAVVSAKGGAGTTSLIANIAWGLSQLSQTSVACADLDFLTGDLDLQFSVQANNALLEMLQFPDRLEPVIYQRSGVKVNDDLYLFTGYASGFELHFWPDVASMDKVSDFCLEQANHVIWDIPAFCLRDKVGFETLNRSDIRVVIVEPTLASIRSSNQLLTKLASTGSLDTRTIVVLNHTKPAAQSLITANDVAATLDRKLDVEIPYSPEDMRTGNALGLLAINQKSRSAKALKKLVAVISGESKVSKPSVFRWRKGA; encoded by the coding sequence ATGCAAGCGTCTAATCCAATCGCCAATGGTCACGTAAAACGTCATAAGATCGCAGTTGTGAGTGCCAAAGGTGGCGCTGGTACAACCTCGTTAATCGCCAATATTGCTTGGGGTTTATCTCAATTGAGTCAGACCAGTGTCGCTTGTGCTGACCTTGATTTTTTGACCGGTGATTTAGACTTACAATTCAGTGTACAAGCGAATAACGCATTGCTAGAAATGCTGCAATTTCCAGACCGTTTAGAGCCTGTTATCTATCAACGTAGCGGGGTTAAGGTTAATGATGATTTATACCTATTTACCGGTTATGCGTCTGGTTTTGAACTGCACTTTTGGCCTGATGTTGCAAGTATGGATAAAGTGTCTGACTTTTGCCTAGAACAAGCGAACCATGTTATTTGGGATATTCCTGCATTCTGTTTACGCGATAAAGTGGGCTTTGAAACATTAAATCGCAGTGATATCCGTGTGGTGATTGTTGAACCGACATTAGCATCTATCCGCAGTAGCAATCAATTATTGACGAAGTTAGCCTCTACAGGCTCATTAGACACTCGCACGATAGTGGTGCTTAATCACACGAAACCCGCAGCACAATCCTTAATTACGGCTAATGATGTCGCGGCGACTTTGGACCGTAAATTGGATGTTGAAATTCCGTATTCTCCAGAAGATATGCGGACCGGTAATGCGCTCGGTTTATTGGCTATTAATCAAAAAAGTCGCAGTGCAAAGGCATTGAAAAAACTGGTTGCTGTTATTAGTGGTGAATCTAAAGTATCAAAGCCTAGTGTGTTTCGCTGGCGTAAGGGGGCGTAA
- a CDS encoding CpaD family pilus assembly lipoprotein, which yields MRIFSILIMCGLLSACAIDSVQRQPEVQVEAVTHKIALQLDQKGLSKSDQAALNEFIYQRGDSSALRIKIATYSSKGASAVPALTALLKQAGVYPSQVTSEVAETSTVADVALFVESYRSLVPNCVAGKLDHSMLNEFKSSPNFGCANASTLAQMVATPRDLAIGRTLDATEGRKAVSRVDTYYQPTTSNSDQADKNNSSSISSSLGGQ from the coding sequence ATGCGGATATTTTCGATATTAATAATGTGTGGTTTGTTGAGTGCCTGTGCAATTGATTCTGTACAGCGTCAACCAGAAGTTCAAGTAGAAGCGGTTACGCACAAAATAGCGTTACAACTGGATCAAAAGGGATTATCAAAAAGTGATCAGGCCGCGTTGAATGAATTTATTTATCAAAGAGGTGATTCGTCAGCATTGCGGATAAAGATAGCCACTTATAGCAGCAAAGGCGCGAGTGCAGTACCTGCATTAACGGCATTGTTAAAACAGGCCGGTGTGTATCCATCTCAGGTAACAAGCGAAGTAGCTGAAACATCAACGGTAGCTGATGTCGCCTTATTCGTTGAATCTTATCGTAGCCTTGTACCTAATTGTGTTGCAGGGAAGCTGGATCACAGTATGTTAAATGAATTTAAATCGAGCCCTAACTTTGGTTGCGCCAATGCGAGTACTTTAGCGCAAATGGTTGCAACACCAAGAGATCTTGCTATTGGACGTACGCTCGATGCAACAGAGGGTCGTAAAGCTGTATCAAGAGTGGATACTTATTATCAGCCAACGACCAGCAATAGCGATCAAGCAGATAAAAATAACAGCAGTAGTATTTCGTCTAGCTTAGGAGGGCAGTAA